The Phycisphaerae bacterium genome window below encodes:
- a CDS encoding ABC transporter ATP-binding protein — protein sequence MDNDTQELTNRQLLKWMFGFLRPVKGIVALACLFLALWTGAEIAAVRVTALAIDQIKTIHLSETRLVDPWEWLSGNYAEAAGLRHVVLALAAFTATVGVLGFLRETTNARLSMHMVFYIREAVYDKLQRAGFGFHDAISTGELINRSLSDLQNVRSFINSAVLLTLEIVLIVGGYIILLLSRSPWVAALALAPLPVWTVYIMRFSRRAQPALKAAMESGDRNISILTENIAGVHVVKAFATEPHEIAKYAANCDDFFHKVMHRIRLFADFLPVMRSIATASHLSLFLAAGILIILGRLSAGDILMLGAAMHAILVRLQQVSVINDQYQNAVVSGRRLFEILSARSSVTEKPDARPLPPGPGSVRFEHVTFGYDPRSPVLHDVTFDVPGGSVIAIVGPTGSGKSTLVSLIARFYDPQQGRVLVDGIDVRDATLESLRQQVAYVFQETYLFSDTVEANIAYGRPELTGAHAEVAARLAQAHEFVEDLPKGYGTMLGERGTTLSGGQRQRLAIARALLAEPRILVLDDATASVDPETENDIHRAIRLMMRDRTIFVIAHRISTIRTADLVVVIENGRVVQIGTHDELLAQEGHYRQIVNGQMYGDLRADDAEAPSHMKRMQEFFEKKAKVAPQPTPDQEHAGEPAT from the coding sequence GTGGACAACGACACCCAAGAACTAACCAACCGACAATTGCTCAAGTGGATGTTCGGATTCCTCCGGCCCGTCAAAGGAATCGTCGCACTGGCCTGCCTGTTCTTGGCCTTGTGGACCGGAGCCGAGATCGCCGCCGTCCGCGTCACCGCCCTGGCCATCGACCAGATCAAAACCATCCATCTCAGCGAAACACGCCTCGTGGATCCGTGGGAATGGCTCAGCGGCAACTATGCTGAGGCCGCCGGGCTTCGGCACGTCGTGTTGGCACTGGCAGCCTTCACCGCCACGGTCGGCGTGCTTGGCTTCCTGCGAGAGACGACCAATGCCAGACTCAGTATGCACATGGTCTTCTACATTCGGGAGGCCGTTTACGACAAGCTCCAGAGAGCCGGCTTCGGCTTCCATGACGCCATCTCCACCGGCGAGCTGATCAACCGCTCCCTCAGCGACCTCCAGAACGTCCGCTCGTTCATCAATTCGGCTGTCTTGCTCACGCTCGAGATCGTTCTGATCGTTGGCGGCTACATCATCCTCTTGTTGTCGCGCTCGCCCTGGGTCGCGGCCCTGGCTTTGGCCCCCCTGCCGGTCTGGACCGTGTACATCATGCGGTTCAGCCGCAGGGCTCAGCCCGCTCTCAAGGCGGCCATGGAGTCCGGCGACCGGAACATCTCCATCCTGACCGAGAACATCGCCGGCGTCCACGTGGTCAAGGCGTTCGCCACCGAGCCCCACGAGATCGCCAAGTACGCCGCCAACTGCGATGACTTCTTCCACAAGGTCATGCATCGAATCCGCCTGTTTGCTGACTTCCTCCCGGTCATGCGCAGCATCGCGACCGCCTCGCACCTCTCGCTCTTCCTCGCCGCGGGCATCCTGATCATTCTGGGACGACTCAGTGCGGGCGATATCCTCATGCTCGGCGCGGCCATGCACGCAATACTTGTCCGACTGCAACAGGTCTCGGTCATCAACGACCAGTATCAAAACGCCGTCGTTTCCGGACGCAGGCTGTTCGAGATTCTCAGCGCCAGGTCTTCCGTCACCGAGAAACCCGACGCCCGGCCGTTGCCACCCGGACCCGGCTCGGTTCGCTTCGAACACGTGACATTCGGCTACGATCCCAGATCACCCGTCCTCCACGACGTGACCTTCGACGTGCCGGGCGGAAGCGTCATCGCCATCGTCGGCCCCACCGGCTCGGGTAAGTCCACCCTGGTCAGTCTCATCGCCCGTTTCTATGACCCGCAGCAGGGCCGCGTCCTGGTCGACGGAATCGATGTCCGCGACGCCACCCTCGAAAGCCTTCGACAACAGGTCGCTTACGTCTTTCAGGAAACCTACCTGTTCAGCGATACCGTTGAGGCGAACATCGCCTACGGACGTCCCGAATTGACCGGCGCGCACGCCGAAGTGGCCGCCCGGCTGGCCCAGGCCCACGAGTTCGTCGAGGATCTGCCCAAAGGCTACGGCACCATGCTCGGCGAGCGGGGAACTACCCTCTCCGGCGGCCAACGGCAGAGATTGGCCATCGCACGGGCCCTCCTGGCCGAGCCCCGGATCCTCGTCCTCGACGATGCTACCGCCTCCGTCGATCCGGAGACCGAAAACGACATTCACAGGGCTATCCGGCTGATGATGCGCGACCGGACGATATTCGTGATCGCTCACCGCATCAGCACCATCAGGACGGCCGATCTCGTCGTGGTTATCGAGAACGGACGCGTCGTCCAGATCGGCACCCACGACGAACTGCTCGCGCAGGAAGGACACTATCGCCAGATCGTCAACGGCCAGATGTACGGCGATCTGCGCGCCGACGACGCGGAGGCGCCTTCACACATGAAACGAATGCAGGAGTTCTTTGAGAAAAAGGCAAAGGTCGCACCACAGCCGACCCCCGACCAGGAGCACGCCGGTGAACCCGCGACCTGA